A region of the Penicillium psychrofluorescens genome assembly, chromosome: 6 genome:
CTCTATATACACAACGTGGTGTGCCATGGGCGCGACGACGTCGTGCGTGGGAAGTACCTGAGCGTTATGTTCGAAAATCGCCCGGATCCGATCATCAGCGGCagagaagagctgggatATGCCAAGCTATTTTCATCTTTGGAcgaaaatgaaaatgatCAGAACTTCTCTTTGCTGATAGGCTGGGAAGGAACCGTCTTTGGCGAGGTTGCCATAAACAGCTTTTCGCAAGACGTCCCTTCAGATCCGACGTTGCTTTCTCACCTCCAACTCGAAAATATATTGCACTACAAGTACATCCCGCGCACCGGCTCCCCGGGAGAGGCCGACGTTGAATATCCAACGATGactcctcctgctccggcTGGATCAAGCGAGATAGAAACAcagctcttctctctcagcGCGACGCTGAAATTCAGCCCGCACAACTTTCAATCGCTACCTACTTTGCACCACATCACGAAGAAACTGGCGGAAATTGAACCAATTGAGATCCTGGGGGCGGGCAAAGTCACTGCCAAGGGGGCAGACGATATTAGCAGCCAGCGCCCCATCATCATT
Encoded here:
- a CDS encoding uncharacterized protein (ID:PFLUO_008718-T1.cds;~source:funannotate), which translates into the protein MPLGFGPFPGPRQTAQGDKVSGWDKAKSTTYTVVFRAPTNQLQDLLPSPCFQIEPSKDNAGLATASISFTRLENLPWLAGRGYSLCGLYIHNVVCHGRDDVVRGKYLSVMFENRPDPIISGREELGYAKLFSSLDENENDQNFSLLIGWEGTVFGEVAINSFSQDVPSDPTLLSHLQLENILHYKYIPRTGSPGEADVEYPTMTPPAPAGSSEIETQLFSLSATLKFSPHNFQSLPTLHHITKKLAEIEPIEILGAGKVTAKGADDISSQRPIII